The following are encoded together in the Raineyella sp. LH-20 genome:
- a CDS encoding bifunctional adenosylcobinamide kinase/adenosylcobinamide-phosphate guanylyltransferase — protein MPRTVVTGGVRSGKSTYAESLLSGEPAVTYVAPGPVPDPVADPDWAARIAAHQARRPDGWTTVETADVAAAVRAARTPVLVDCLGTWVTRTIDDMGTWDVPREEWVDDFWTRLDDLVDAWAGSDQRLVAVTNEVGWGVVPSYPSGRVFADLLGRTNQALAAVSDRVVLMVAGRPLELP, from the coding sequence GTGCCGCGCACTGTCGTCACCGGGGGTGTCCGGTCAGGGAAGTCCACGTACGCCGAGAGCCTACTGTCCGGCGAACCGGCGGTGACGTACGTCGCCCCCGGCCCGGTGCCCGATCCGGTCGCCGATCCCGACTGGGCCGCCCGAATCGCCGCCCACCAGGCCCGTCGCCCCGACGGCTGGACCACCGTCGAGACCGCCGACGTCGCCGCTGCGGTCCGTGCTGCCCGCACGCCGGTGCTGGTCGACTGCCTGGGCACCTGGGTGACGAGGACGATCGACGACATGGGCACCTGGGACGTGCCGCGCGAGGAGTGGGTCGACGACTTCTGGACGCGGCTGGACGACCTCGTCGACGCCTGGGCGGGCAGCGACCAGCGGCTCGTCGCGGTCACCAACGAGGTCGGCTGGGGCGTCGTGCCGTCCTATCCGTCCGGGCGGGTGTTCGCCGACCTGCTCGGCCGCACCAACCAGGCCCTCGCCGCGGTCAGCGACCGGGTGGTGCTGATGGTCGCCGGCCGGCCCCTGGAGCTGCCGTGA
- a CDS encoding IclR family transcriptional regulator produces the protein MTTANTDRAGATPGGASRSGVLERSFAILNAFRPSDECVQPSELARRAGLSKATGHRIVQEMVILGILEKGDHGVRIGLRMFEIGQLVALHSPLRVAALPFLSDLAATTGGAVHLSVLEGADVVYLEIVNPIKGLSSRTGGRLPAQATAAGWAILAFSPDTVIETIATQVPARRPSPGRMPTAAEIAKVRSQRYAQDPEADREAVEAVAVPVLDPEGYAVAALSLLHPSGTRDLSRFVPALQVAAKGLSRALHHLAMRRLESS, from the coding sequence ATGACGACCGCGAACACCGACCGTGCCGGAGCCACCCCGGGCGGCGCGAGCCGCTCGGGCGTCCTGGAGCGCAGCTTCGCCATTCTCAACGCGTTCAGGCCCAGCGACGAGTGCGTGCAGCCCTCGGAGCTGGCCCGCCGGGCCGGACTGTCCAAGGCGACCGGACACCGGATCGTGCAGGAGATGGTCATCCTCGGCATCCTGGAAAAGGGTGACCACGGGGTCCGGATCGGCCTGCGCATGTTCGAGATCGGTCAGCTGGTGGCCCTGCACTCCCCGCTGCGGGTGGCGGCGCTGCCCTTCCTGTCCGACCTGGCGGCCACCACCGGGGGCGCGGTCCATCTCTCGGTGCTGGAGGGCGCCGATGTGGTGTACCTCGAGATCGTCAACCCGATCAAGGGGTTGTCGTCGCGGACCGGCGGCCGACTGCCCGCCCAGGCGACCGCGGCGGGCTGGGCGATCCTGGCCTTCTCGCCGGACACGGTGATCGAGACGATCGCGACACAGGTGCCCGCACGCCGTCCGTCCCCCGGACGGATGCCGACCGCGGCGGAGATCGCCAAGGTGCGATCGCAGCGCTACGCCCAGGATCCCGAGGCGGACCGCGAGGCCGTCGAAGCGGTCGCGGTCCCCGTCCTCGACCCCGAGGGCTACGCGGTGGCGGCCCTGTCCCTGCTGCACCCCTCGGGCACCCGAGACCTGTCCCGTTTCGTCCCCGCCCTCCAGGTGGCCGCGAAGGGGTTGAGCCGCGCCCTGCACCACCTCGCCATGCGCCGTCTCGAGAGCTCTTAG
- a CDS encoding sulfite exporter TauE/SafE family protein yields MGGFEILGMPLGVLALIALAGVGTGIVGYLTGLASLVSYPVLLAAGLSPVAANVSNTLGLVGVGVGSTARALRTVTGGSRRTLTAQLVVAAVGGGLGAALLLVAGESSFTAVVPWLIVLASVLLLLSPRISRLRAGEPNPVVYWLGLFLVCCYGGYFGAGAGVMYLALTLIASSEMFTRAMVIKSLLLGVSNLIASVIFIGFGPVNWAAAIALGLGCVVGGNFGPVIQRLIPEQVLRAVVAAGGFFLAAWLWWR; encoded by the coding sequence ATGGGTGGTTTCGAGATCCTCGGGATGCCGCTGGGCGTGCTGGCGCTGATCGCACTCGCCGGGGTCGGCACCGGCATCGTCGGCTATCTGACCGGGTTGGCCTCGCTGGTCAGCTATCCGGTGCTGCTGGCGGCGGGCCTGTCACCGGTGGCGGCGAACGTGTCCAACACGCTGGGACTGGTCGGCGTGGGGGTCGGCTCCACCGCCAGAGCGCTACGTACGGTGACCGGCGGCTCTCGCCGGACCCTGACGGCACAGCTGGTGGTGGCCGCGGTCGGCGGCGGTCTCGGAGCGGCGCTGCTGCTGGTCGCCGGAGAGTCGAGCTTCACTGCCGTGGTGCCGTGGCTGATCGTGCTCGCCTCGGTGCTGTTGCTGCTCAGCCCGCGGATCAGCCGGCTGCGGGCCGGCGAGCCCAACCCCGTCGTCTACTGGCTCGGGCTGTTCCTGGTGTGCTGCTACGGCGGCTACTTCGGCGCCGGCGCAGGCGTGATGTACCTGGCGCTGACCCTGATCGCCAGCTCCGAGATGTTCACCCGGGCGATGGTGATCAAGAGCCTGTTGCTGGGGGTGAGCAACCTCATCGCCTCGGTGATCTTCATCGGCTTCGGGCCGGTGAACTGGGCCGCGGCGATCGCGCTGGGACTGGGCTGCGTGGTCGGCGGAAATTTCGGCCCGGTGATCCAACGCCTGATCCCCGAGCAGGTGCTGCGCGCGGTCGTCGCGGCCGGCGGGTTTTTCCTGGCGGCGTGGCTGTGGTGGCGCTGA
- a CDS encoding low molecular weight protein-tyrosine-phosphatase, whose protein sequence is MELNVVFLCLGNICRSPMGERVARAYVEDSPWAARVRVTSAGASGEEAGNPMDPRALAVLDRHGYDARTPHVAHRITDAEARRADLVVAAERRHLDALTRRGIDLSGGRGVLVTSYVPDARPGSPLPDPWYGPAAGFEETLAVLEAAMAGFLADLDRRLRGASPA, encoded by the coding sequence ATGGAGCTGAACGTCGTGTTCCTGTGCCTGGGCAACATCTGCCGCTCACCGATGGGCGAGCGGGTCGCCCGGGCGTACGTCGAGGACAGCCCGTGGGCCGCCCGGGTCCGGGTGACCAGTGCCGGGGCGAGCGGCGAGGAAGCGGGCAATCCGATGGACCCGCGCGCCCTGGCGGTGCTGGACAGGCACGGCTACGACGCGCGCACCCCGCACGTCGCCCACCGGATCACCGACGCCGAGGCGCGGCGGGCCGACCTGGTGGTCGCCGCCGAGCGCCGCCATCTCGACGCCCTCACCCGGCGGGGCATCGACCTGTCGGGCGGGCGCGGGGTGCTGGTGACCTCGTACGTCCCCGATGCCCGGCCGGGCAGCCCGCTGCCGGACCCGTGGTACGGGCCGGCCGCCGGGTTCGAGGAGACCCTGGCGGTGCTCGAGGCGGCGATGGCTGGGTTCCTGGCCGATCTGGACCGGCGGCTGCGGGGGGCGTCGCCGGCCTGA
- a CDS encoding precorrin-6A/cobalt-precorrin-6A reductase, with amino-acid sequence MTFLVLGGTSPARDLAMRLEEAGIPVVYALFGEDRPRLPAPPIELVAGGFGGADGLVTFLRERGVHGIVDASHPFAADVSRDAAVAAGVVGVPLVRLLPPAWEAQRWPIAWRWVADEEAAKRTVERLGGTRPFLSLGRDSLRGFADWDDRYVLARVVQPPTWPVPSGWEVIRSGGRPHTYAEELALLSSRRIDVMVTQDTGGPLDEAKLRVAERLGIFVVMIRRPALPDGLRVVQTVGAAYGWVARRWRPQDF; translated from the coding sequence GTGACCTTCCTCGTCCTCGGCGGCACGAGCCCCGCCCGGGACCTGGCGATGCGGCTGGAGGAGGCCGGGATCCCGGTGGTCTACGCGCTGTTCGGGGAGGATCGTCCGCGTCTCCCGGCCCCGCCGATCGAGCTGGTCGCCGGTGGCTTCGGCGGTGCCGACGGGCTGGTGACGTTCCTGCGGGAACGTGGTGTCCACGGCATCGTCGACGCGAGCCATCCGTTCGCCGCCGATGTCAGCCGCGATGCGGCGGTCGCCGCCGGGGTGGTCGGGGTACCGCTGGTGCGGCTGCTGCCGCCGGCCTGGGAGGCCCAGCGGTGGCCGATCGCCTGGCGCTGGGTGGCGGACGAGGAGGCGGCGAAGCGTACGGTCGAGCGGCTCGGCGGCACCCGCCCGTTCCTCAGCCTGGGGCGCGACTCGCTGCGGGGCTTCGCCGACTGGGACGACCGCTACGTGCTGGCCCGGGTCGTCCAGCCGCCGACCTGGCCGGTGCCGTCCGGCTGGGAGGTGATCCGCTCCGGCGGCCGCCCGCACACGTACGCCGAGGAACTGGCGCTGCTCTCCAGTCGGCGGATCGACGTGATGGTGACCCAGGACACCGGCGGGCCGCTGGACGAGGCCAAGCTGCGGGTCGCCGAGCGGCTGGGCATCTTCGTCGTGATGATCCGCCGCCCCGCCCTGCCCGACGGGCTGCGGGTGGTGCAGACGGTCGGCGCCGCGTACGGCTGGGTGGCCCGGCGGTGGCGGCCCCAGGACTTCTGA
- a CDS encoding ABC transporter permease, whose amino-acid sequence MRRVGPRGSSLVLGLAGVLTLLLVLEVVPRLGIVDRAYLPPASEMLVALSERVQTGEFWVALGQTLTTWVTGLAISMVAGLVLGVLIGTVPILREITASTIEFLRPVPSVALIPVAVLVLGTGMGSTLLLVVYAAFWQVLLQVLAGVQDVDPVASDTARSYRFGTVTRLRTLVWPTTLPYVMTGLRLSASVALILTVTGELLIGTPGIGTLVAVAQSSGAIASMYALVIVTGLLGVLVNLLARALESRALFWHPSVRGEVAA is encoded by the coding sequence ATGCGACGTGTGGGACCAAGGGGATCGAGCCTCGTCCTGGGACTCGCCGGCGTGCTGACCCTGCTGCTGGTGCTGGAGGTGGTGCCCCGGCTCGGGATCGTCGATCGGGCGTACCTCCCGCCGGCCTCCGAGATGCTGGTGGCCCTGTCCGAGAGGGTGCAGACCGGAGAGTTCTGGGTCGCCCTGGGACAGACCCTCACCACCTGGGTCACCGGCCTGGCCATCTCGATGGTGGCCGGCCTCGTCCTCGGCGTACTGATCGGCACCGTGCCGATCCTGCGGGAGATCACCGCCTCCACCATCGAGTTCCTCCGGCCGGTGCCCTCGGTGGCCCTGATCCCGGTCGCGGTCCTGGTGCTGGGCACCGGGATGGGGTCGACCCTGCTGCTGGTCGTCTACGCCGCCTTCTGGCAGGTGCTCCTGCAGGTGCTGGCCGGTGTCCAGGACGTGGATCCGGTCGCCTCCGACACGGCACGCTCGTACCGCTTCGGCACGGTCACCCGGCTCCGCACGCTGGTCTGGCCGACGACGCTGCCGTACGTGATGACGGGTCTGCGCCTGTCGGCGTCGGTGGCGCTGATCCTGACCGTCACGGGTGAACTGCTGATCGGGACACCCGGGATCGGCACCCTGGTCGCGGTGGCGCAGTCCTCGGGCGCGATCGCCTCGATGTACGCGCTGGTCATCGTGACCGGTCTGCTCGGCGTACTGGTGAACCTGCTGGCGCGGGCACTGGAATCCCGAGCCCTGTTCTGGCATCCGTCCGTCCGTGGAGAGGTGGCAGCATGA
- a CDS encoding RidA family protein — MIERVNTNAAPLVGFSTGTAAPLSQAIVVGDLIYCSGTGPLDPATRTVVSDDFVEQVGQTLSNMLRTVEAAGGNINSIVKCNVFLSDVHNFQDFNAAYRAFFAEADDFPARTTVGAVLHRDRVQVEIDCVATKA, encoded by the coding sequence ATGATTGAACGCGTCAACACCAACGCAGCCCCTCTGGTCGGCTTCTCCACCGGTACGGCGGCTCCCCTCTCGCAGGCGATTGTGGTCGGCGACCTGATCTACTGCTCGGGCACCGGACCGCTCGACCCGGCGACCCGGACGGTGGTTTCCGACGATTTCGTCGAACAGGTGGGCCAGACCCTGTCCAACATGCTGCGTACGGTCGAGGCCGCCGGCGGCAACATCAACAGCATCGTCAAGTGCAACGTCTTCCTCAGCGATGTCCACAACTTCCAGGACTTCAACGCGGCCTACCGTGCGTTCTTCGCCGAGGCCGACGACTTCCCGGCTCGGACGACCGTGGGCGCCGTCCTGCACCGGGACCGGGTCCAGGTCGAGATCGACTGCGTGGCCACCAAGGCATGA
- a CDS encoding YibE/F family protein has translation MSHSHSHTATAPSTPEGALRNRRASQILIVILVPLAIWTLVGLVLLWPTNLAAHIQKDVAQFSVPGMTMPKGEVQAVNEISCAGLEGATSATTQVCAALTVKLLDGEDAGKEVQVNATAAIYQSGIHPGQRVVIYRVPTLDGQANYQLADFARAAPVVFFAVLFLLVTVAVARRRGLMSVLGLAWAAFIMVAFIFPALIAGSNAIVVTLVGASAIMFVALYLTHGFNTRTTTALLGTLFGLGLSALLSYVVLNWAHLTGVATEEDYTLGSAAPDMKLTAVVLAGMIIAALGGLNDVTITQASAVWELADDPDKSAGQIYRQAMRIGRDHVASTVYTIVFATVGTSMSVLLLLAMYDRPLYSTIMTEQFAVEILRTLVGAIGLTLAMPLTTGIGALLVSRRASAGDEIDAERVEAPRTSDELVDVDDYHPRPEGSLSAD, from the coding sequence GTGTCCCACTCACATTCCCACACCGCCACCGCGCCGAGCACACCCGAGGGTGCCCTCCGGAACCGCCGCGCCTCCCAGATCCTGATCGTCATCCTGGTACCCCTGGCGATCTGGACCCTGGTCGGCCTGGTGCTGCTGTGGCCGACCAACCTCGCCGCGCACATCCAGAAGGACGTCGCGCAGTTCTCCGTCCCGGGGATGACCATGCCCAAGGGCGAGGTCCAGGCGGTGAACGAGATCAGTTGCGCCGGGCTGGAGGGCGCGACGTCGGCGACCACCCAGGTCTGCGCCGCACTCACCGTCAAGCTGCTCGACGGTGAGGACGCCGGAAAGGAGGTCCAGGTGAACGCCACGGCGGCGATCTACCAGTCGGGCATCCATCCGGGGCAACGCGTGGTGATCTACCGGGTGCCGACCCTCGACGGGCAGGCGAACTACCAGCTCGCCGACTTCGCCCGGGCCGCACCGGTGGTCTTCTTCGCGGTGCTGTTCCTGCTGGTGACGGTCGCAGTGGCCCGCCGACGGGGCCTGATGTCGGTGCTCGGCCTGGCCTGGGCCGCGTTCATCATGGTCGCGTTCATCTTCCCGGCCCTGATCGCCGGCTCGAACGCCATCGTGGTCACCCTGGTCGGCGCCTCGGCGATCATGTTCGTCGCGCTCTACCTCACCCACGGGTTCAACACCCGGACCACGACAGCACTGTTGGGCACTCTTTTCGGGCTCGGCCTCAGCGCGTTGCTCTCGTACGTGGTGTTGAACTGGGCCCACCTCACCGGGGTGGCGACCGAGGAGGACTACACCCTGGGGTCCGCCGCCCCGGACATGAAACTCACCGCGGTGGTGCTCGCCGGCATGATCATCGCCGCCCTCGGTGGCCTCAACGACGTGACGATCACCCAGGCGTCCGCGGTCTGGGAGCTCGCCGACGACCCCGACAAATCGGCCGGACAGATCTACCGTCAGGCGATGCGGATCGGGCGCGACCACGTCGCATCGACCGTCTACACCATCGTGTTCGCCACGGTCGGCACCAGCATGTCGGTGCTGCTCCTGTTGGCGATGTACGACCGGCCGCTCTACTCCACGATCATGACCGAACAGTTCGCCGTGGAGATCCTGCGGACGCTGGTCGGCGCGATCGGCCTGACCCTGGCGATGCCGCTGACCACCGGGATCGGTGCCCTGCTGGTCAGCCGGCGGGCGAGCGCCGGCGACGAGATCGACGCCGAGCGGGTCGAGGCTCCCCGCACCAGCGACGAACTGGTCGACGTCGACGACTACCATCCGCGGCCGGAGGGCTCGCTGTCCGCCGACTGA
- a CDS encoding ABC transporter substrate-binding protein, whose protein sequence is MSLRMKFKGGIAFLAASVLTLSLAACTGGQKAESTADGLTKVKIGLIPISAVAPVYVGIEQGFFKEEKIDLEPKMAASGSAITASIASGEQQFGFSANVSIFQANEKGLDMRIVAQGSQAGPGESSKFEAIVVRQDSPLKSLKDLEGKTVSVNALKTVGPTLIDAAMRKEGGDPTKVNMTEVGFGDANAAVKAGRVDAAYQTEPFITAGAKDGLRVLDYHYQDLAPSIWIAGYFTSGKYASQNPEVVSRFQAAMNKSLTYASEHPEAARKAITTYTEIDPALVDTMVLPGWDTNLDPASPASQVMIDATVADGLIKQAPDPAKTWIQPAAK, encoded by the coding sequence ATGTCGTTGAGAATGAAGTTCAAGGGAGGAATCGCATTCCTCGCCGCCTCTGTGCTGACTCTTTCGCTGGCCGCCTGCACGGGCGGGCAGAAGGCGGAGTCCACGGCAGACGGGCTCACCAAGGTGAAGATCGGCCTTATTCCGATCTCCGCCGTGGCACCGGTGTACGTGGGAATCGAGCAGGGCTTCTTCAAGGAGGAGAAGATCGACCTCGAGCCCAAGATGGCCGCCTCGGGGTCGGCGATCACCGCATCGATCGCGAGCGGGGAGCAGCAGTTCGGCTTCTCCGCGAACGTGTCGATCTTCCAGGCGAACGAGAAGGGCCTGGACATGCGCATCGTGGCCCAGGGATCGCAGGCCGGACCGGGGGAGTCCTCCAAGTTCGAGGCGATCGTGGTCCGCCAGGACAGCCCGCTGAAGTCGCTGAAGGACCTCGAGGGCAAGACCGTCTCGGTCAACGCACTGAAGACCGTGGGCCCCACGCTGATCGATGCCGCGATGCGCAAGGAGGGCGGAGACCCGACCAAGGTGAACATGACCGAGGTCGGCTTCGGCGACGCGAACGCCGCCGTCAAGGCGGGTCGCGTCGACGCCGCGTACCAGACCGAGCCCTTCATCACCGCTGGCGCCAAGGACGGCCTGCGCGTCCTGGACTACCACTACCAGGATCTCGCCCCGTCGATCTGGATCGCCGGCTACTTCACCAGCGGCAAGTACGCCTCGCAGAACCCGGAGGTGGTCTCCCGCTTCCAGGCGGCGATGAACAAGTCGCTGACGTACGCCAGCGAGCACCCCGAGGCCGCCCGCAAGGCGATCACCACCTACACCGAGATCGATCCCGCGCTGGTCGACACGATGGTCCTGCCCGGCTGGGACACCAACCTGGACCCGGCCTCCCCGGCCAGCCAGGTGATGATCGACGCGACCGTCGCCGACGGGCTGATCAAGCAGGCTCCGGACCCGGCGAAGACCTGGATCCAGCCGGCCGCGAAGTGA
- a CDS encoding MBL fold metallo-hydrolase, producing the protein MTAPLTGGSLHAVAGAASYVESVPEYASNTGVIIGDEAILVVDSRLTPDLGRNLRSVVAPKDGPERRVVLVNTHMHGDHWFGNVAFKDAPIISSQWTQQHLHDNWTEQVKIFTGNRPHQADEFATVEPVLPNLGISSAVTVGLGQAQATVLPLSHAHTPGDVIVLAERGTVAYAGDVITNRHWPVLWDANLPGWMGVLDQLAGMGLDVIVPGHGPVGEATVIGQMQRALGFLCHLALLPADRWEDAADRSEFRDWLHRKRFQPGVETITGQLDPDQIAQYAALATA; encoded by the coding sequence ATGACAGCACCGCTCACGGGGGGATCACTGCACGCGGTCGCCGGTGCGGCGAGCTACGTGGAGAGCGTTCCCGAGTACGCCTCGAACACAGGCGTGATCATCGGGGACGAGGCGATCCTGGTGGTCGACAGTCGCCTCACCCCCGACCTCGGACGCAACCTGCGTTCGGTGGTGGCACCGAAGGACGGCCCGGAGCGCCGGGTCGTGCTGGTCAACACCCACATGCACGGAGACCACTGGTTCGGGAACGTGGCCTTCAAGGACGCGCCGATCATCTCCAGCCAGTGGACCCAGCAGCACCTGCACGACAACTGGACCGAGCAGGTGAAGATCTTCACCGGGAATCGGCCCCATCAGGCCGACGAGTTCGCCACGGTCGAGCCGGTGCTGCCCAACCTGGGGATCAGTTCCGCGGTCACGGTCGGCCTGGGCCAGGCCCAGGCGACCGTGCTCCCACTGAGCCACGCCCACACCCCCGGTGACGTGATCGTGCTGGCCGAGCGCGGCACCGTGGCGTACGCCGGGGACGTGATCACCAACCGGCACTGGCCGGTGCTGTGGGATGCGAACCTGCCGGGCTGGATGGGTGTGCTCGACCAGCTCGCCGGGATGGGCCTGGACGTCATCGTGCCCGGCCATGGACCGGTCGGCGAGGCCACCGTGATCGGGCAGATGCAGCGGGCGCTCGGATTCCTCTGCCACCTGGCCCTGCTGCCCGCCGACCGCTGGGAGGATGCCGCCGATCGCTCGGAGTTCCGCGACTGGCTGCATCGCAAGCGCTTCCAGCCCGGGGTCGAGACGATCACGGGGCAACTCGACCCCGATCAGATCGCCCAGTACGCGGCCCTGGCGACCGCCTGA
- a CDS encoding ABC transporter ATP-binding protein produces MTTNVAYAVPDNGGATLEVRRLTKVYTGRGEPVEAIRRIDLSVAAGELICVVGPSGAGKTTLLRCMSGLMAPTSGEVVLGGTPISGPPKGMAVVLQEYGRSLFPWLTVAQNVELPLKEKGVPKAERKRLVSQALEAVALADVPDSYPWQLSGGMQQRVAIARAAAYEPKVLLMDEPFAAVDAQTRFELEDLVRSLWKRLGVTVVFVTHDIDEAIYLGERVVVLSGRPTVVLEDVRVDLGIDRDQLETRGHPEFARLRTHVYELIQAAKHGARTLEEAHLTHGVARQE; encoded by the coding sequence ATGACCACCAATGTGGCTTACGCCGTCCCGGACAACGGGGGCGCAACCCTCGAGGTGCGCCGACTCACCAAGGTCTACACCGGACGAGGCGAACCCGTCGAGGCCATCCGCCGGATCGACCTCAGTGTCGCCGCCGGGGAGTTGATCTGCGTGGTCGGGCCCTCCGGGGCCGGCAAGACCACGCTGCTGCGGTGCATGTCCGGCCTGATGGCACCGACCTCCGGCGAGGTGGTGCTGGGCGGAACGCCGATCAGCGGCCCGCCGAAGGGCATGGCCGTGGTGCTGCAGGAATACGGCCGATCGCTGTTCCCGTGGCTGACGGTGGCCCAGAACGTGGAGCTCCCGCTGAAGGAGAAGGGCGTGCCGAAGGCGGAGCGGAAGCGGCTGGTCAGCCAGGCGCTGGAGGCCGTGGCGCTCGCGGACGTCCCCGACTCCTATCCCTGGCAGCTCTCCGGCGGGATGCAGCAGCGCGTGGCGATCGCCCGCGCCGCCGCGTACGAGCCGAAGGTGCTGCTGATGGACGAGCCCTTCGCGGCCGTCGACGCGCAGACCCGGTTCGAGCTGGAAGACCTGGTCCGGTCGCTGTGGAAGCGGCTCGGCGTCACCGTCGTGTTCGTCACCCACGACATCGACGAGGCGATCTACCTCGGCGAGCGCGTGGTCGTCCTGTCGGGCCGACCCACCGTCGTGCTGGAGGACGTCCGGGTCGACCTGGGCATCGACCGGGATCAGTTGGAGACCCGCGGCCACCCCGAATTCGCCCGCCTGCGTACGCACGTGTACGAGCTCATCCAGGCGGCCAAGCATGGGGCCCGAACACTGGAAGAGGCCCATCTGACCCACGGGGTCGCACGACAGGAGTAG
- a CDS encoding VOC family protein encodes MSLPCPYIAFPGQAREAMEFYQSVFGGELTFSTYGEFGFEGGPADGIMHSTLKGDDFELMASDTPPGMPHQEGSQISLSLAGDKADEEKLRGWFDKLAEGGSISMALEKQVWGDLYGDVTDRYGLRWMVDIGQEG; translated from the coding sequence ATGTCACTGCCCTGCCCCTACATCGCCTTCCCCGGCCAGGCCCGTGAGGCCATGGAGTTCTACCAGTCCGTCTTCGGCGGCGAACTCACCTTCTCGACGTACGGCGAGTTCGGATTCGAAGGCGGACCCGCCGACGGCATCATGCACAGCACCCTCAAGGGTGACGACTTCGAACTGATGGCCTCTGACACCCCGCCCGGCATGCCGCATCAGGAGGGCAGCCAGATCTCACTCAGCCTGGCCGGCGACAAGGCCGACGAGGAGAAGCTCCGCGGCTGGTTCGACAAGCTCGCCGAGGGCGGCTCGATCAGCATGGCCCTCGAGAAGCAGGTCTGGGGCGACCTCTACGGCGACGTCACGGACCGCTACGGCCTGCGGTGGATGGTCGACATCGGCCAGGAGGGCTGA
- a CDS encoding ABC transporter permease, translating into MNPTVRRILFAVALPIVLLAAWWILSDSSTSVYNPPLRSILTALGTTWFTGANGRSLIIKDVLPSLGRLLFGYLVALVVGVALGIAIGLSRRLRAYTEPVLEFFRAIPPPVMVPVLMLFLGLGTPMRIFVIATGCLWPILLNTIEGVRGIDPVLRDTARAYRLGRIATLRSLILRGASPQIVTGGRQALSIGIILMVVSEMFSARDGLGFTIIQFQRTFSIPEMWSGVIILGVIGVALSLVFRAVADAALGWYRGYQRSQHGGA; encoded by the coding sequence ATGAACCCCACCGTGCGGCGGATCCTGTTCGCGGTCGCCCTGCCCATCGTCCTGTTGGCCGCTTGGTGGATCCTCTCCGACTCCAGCACCTCGGTCTACAACCCGCCGCTCCGGTCGATCCTGACCGCGCTGGGCACGACCTGGTTCACCGGAGCAAACGGCCGGAGCCTGATCATCAAGGACGTGCTGCCCTCCCTGGGGCGCCTCCTGTTCGGCTACCTCGTCGCGCTCGTCGTGGGCGTGGCCCTCGGCATCGCGATCGGCCTGTCCCGCCGCCTGCGCGCCTACACCGAGCCCGTGTTGGAGTTCTTCCGGGCCATCCCGCCGCCGGTGATGGTCCCGGTGCTGATGCTCTTCCTCGGGCTCGGAACGCCCATGCGCATCTTCGTGATCGCGACCGGCTGCCTGTGGCCGATCCTGCTCAACACGATCGAGGGCGTACGCGGCATCGATCCCGTGCTCCGCGACACCGCGCGGGCATACCGGCTCGGCCGGATCGCGACCCTGCGCTCCCTGATCCTGCGGGGGGCCAGCCCGCAGATCGTCACCGGGGGCCGTCAGGCACTGTCCATCGGCATCATCCTGATGGTCGTCTCCGAGATGTTCTCCGCGCGCGACGGCCTGGGCTTCACCATCATCCAGTTCCAGCGGACCTTTTCGATCCCCGAGATGTGGTCAGGCGTGATCATCCTCGGCGTCATCGGAGTGGCCCTGTCCCTCGTCTTCCGGGCCGTCGCGGACGCGGCCCTCGGCTGGTACCGCGGATACCAGCGCTCTCAGCATGGAGGTGCCTGA